The following are encoded in a window of Camelus ferus isolate YT-003-E chromosome 20, BCGSAC_Cfer_1.0, whole genome shotgun sequence genomic DNA:
- the PI16 gene encoding peptidase inhibitor 16 isoform X1 codes for MHSSCSLLVLLLPPLLLLVATTGPAGALSEEEKHMMVELHNLYRAQVSPPAANMLQMRWDEELAAFAKAYAQQCVWGHNKERGRRGENLFAITDGLDVPLAMEEWHHEHEHYNLSAATCAAGQMCGHYTQVVWARTERIGCGSHFCEKLQGVDETNIHLLVCNYEPPGNVKGQRPYQEGTPCSQCSSGYRCKNSLCEPIRGPEEAQDLPHLVAEAPSSLATEASDSRKKGIASSLATETPSFLVTKVSGSLATKALPAVETKAPSPLVTEDSPSMGTEAPSALKTEVPSFLATHSLLFLNERPTTFPKSTHDLKPQSTDKEANSTRMPSKSPESSLHPRISLTGTRELLPHSQEGEAEAKLPHSSEVLASVFPAQNKPGDLKATLDHKGHTSSKSLSNSPSASATANAMGGRTLALQSSLPGAEGPEKPGIQSGLNSNPGYVWGLILGLLLLPHLVLAGIF; via the exons ATGCACAGCTCCTGCAGCCTCCTGGTGCTTCTGCTCCCGCCACTGCTACTGCTGGTGGCCACCACAGGCCCTGCCGGAGCCCTCAGTGAAGAGGAAAAACATATGATGGTGGAGCTGCACAACCTCTACCGAGCCCAGGTATCCCCGCCGGCCGCCAACATGCTGCAGATG AGGTGGGATGAGGAGCTGGCCGCCTTCGCCAAGGCCTACGCGCAGCAGTGCGTGTGGGGCCACAACAAGGAGCGTGGGCGGCGCGGCGAGAACCTGTTCGCCATCACCGACGGCCTGGACGTGCCGCTGGCCATGGAGGAGTGGCACCACGAACACGAGCACTACAACCTCAGCGCTGCCACCTGCGCCGCGGGCCAGATGTGCGGCCACTATACGCAG GTGGTCTGGGCCAGGACAGAGAGGATTGGCTGTGGCTCCCATTTCTGTGAGAAGCTCCAGGGCGTTGATGAGACCAATATTCACTTGCTGGTTTGCAACTATGAGCCCCC GGGGAACGTGAAGGGGCAGAGGCCCTACCAGGAGGGGACTCCGTGCTCCCAATGTTCCTCTGGCTACCGCTGCAAGAACTCTCTGTGTG AACCCATCAGAGGCCCAGAAGAAGCTCAGGATTTGCCTCACCTAGTAGCTGAGGCCCCATCTTCCCTGGCAACAGAAGCCTCAGACTCTAGGAAAAAGGGTATTGCTTCTTCCCTAGCAACGGAAACTCCATCCTTCTTGGTAACAAAGGTCTCAGGCTCCTTGGCAACAAAGGCTCTACCTGCTGTAGAAACCAAGGCTCCGTCTCCCTTAGTAACGGAAGACTCCCCTTCCATGGGAACAGAGGCTCCATCTGCCTTAAAAACTGAGGTCCCTTCCTTTTTGGCAACTCACAGCCTGCTCTTCTTGAATGAAAGGCCAACCACCTTTCCCAAATCAACCCATGATCTCAAACCCCAATCGACAGACAAAGAGGCCAACAGTACAAGAATGCCCTCCAAGAGCCCAGAGAGTTCTCTGCACCCCAGGATATCCTTGACAGGGACACGAGAGCTGCTACCCCACTCCCAGGAGGGGGAGGCTGAGGCCAAGTTACCTCATTCCAGTGAGGTTTTGGCCTCAGTTTTTCCAGCCCAGAACAAGCCAGGTGATCTGAAGGCCACACTGGATCACAAGGGGCACACCTCCTCCAAGTCCCTATCCAACTCCCCCAGTGCCTCTGCCACTGCTAATGCCATGGGCGGGCGTACCCTGGCCCTGCAGTCCTCCTTGCCAG GTGCAGAGGGCCCTGAAAAACCTGGCATCCAGTCAGGGTTGAATTCAAACCCTGGGTACGTCTGGGGCCTCATCCTGGGACTGCTGCTACTGCCTCACCTAGTGTTGGCTGGAATCTTCTGA
- the PI16 gene encoding peptidase inhibitor 16 isoform X2 has product MHSSCSLLVLLLPPLLLLVATTGPAGALSEEEKHMMVELHNLYRAQVSPPAANMLQMRWDEELAAFAKAYAQQCVWGHNKERGRRGENLFAITDGLDVPLAMEEWHHEHEHYNLSAATCAAGQMCGHYTQVVWARTERIGCGSHFCEKLQGVDETNIHLLVCNYEPPGNVKGQRPYQEGTPCSQCSSGYRCKNSLCEPIRGPEEAQDLPHLVAEAPSSLATEASDSRKKGAEGPEKPGIQSGLNSNPGYVWGLILGLLLLPHLVLAGIF; this is encoded by the exons ATGCACAGCTCCTGCAGCCTCCTGGTGCTTCTGCTCCCGCCACTGCTACTGCTGGTGGCCACCACAGGCCCTGCCGGAGCCCTCAGTGAAGAGGAAAAACATATGATGGTGGAGCTGCACAACCTCTACCGAGCCCAGGTATCCCCGCCGGCCGCCAACATGCTGCAGATG AGGTGGGATGAGGAGCTGGCCGCCTTCGCCAAGGCCTACGCGCAGCAGTGCGTGTGGGGCCACAACAAGGAGCGTGGGCGGCGCGGCGAGAACCTGTTCGCCATCACCGACGGCCTGGACGTGCCGCTGGCCATGGAGGAGTGGCACCACGAACACGAGCACTACAACCTCAGCGCTGCCACCTGCGCCGCGGGCCAGATGTGCGGCCACTATACGCAG GTGGTCTGGGCCAGGACAGAGAGGATTGGCTGTGGCTCCCATTTCTGTGAGAAGCTCCAGGGCGTTGATGAGACCAATATTCACTTGCTGGTTTGCAACTATGAGCCCCC GGGGAACGTGAAGGGGCAGAGGCCCTACCAGGAGGGGACTCCGTGCTCCCAATGTTCCTCTGGCTACCGCTGCAAGAACTCTCTGTGTG AACCCATCAGAGGCCCAGAAGAAGCTCAGGATTTGCCTCACCTAGTAGCTGAGGCCCCATCTTCCCTGGCAACAGAAGCCTCAGACTCTAGGAAAAAGG GTGCAGAGGGCCCTGAAAAACCTGGCATCCAGTCAGGGTTGAATTCAAACCCTGGGTACGTCTGGGGCCTCATCCTGGGACTGCTGCTACTGCCTCACCTAGTGTTGGCTGGAATCTTCTGA